Proteins from a genomic interval of Corynebacterium deserti GIMN1.010:
- a CDS encoding YlxR family protein — protein sequence MYHDDALTASSGLISRRTPIRLRTCIATRERKHDSQLLRVVESPDNPGVILPDPKRRKPGRGAWLTPSIAALDLAEQRRAFGRALRVSTPVDTGHVRTYLAENAGPDICKED from the coding sequence ATTTACCACGACGATGCATTAACAGCATCATCTGGTTTGATTTCTCGCCGCACCCCGATTCGACTTCGCACATGCATTGCAACGCGTGAACGGAAACACGACAGTCAACTATTACGCGTCGTGGAATCCCCGGACAATCCGGGTGTTATCCTTCCTGATCCGAAGCGTCGGAAACCAGGTAGGGGAGCATGGCTTACACCTTCCATCGCTGCACTGGACCTTGCTGAACAGCGTCGTGCCTTTGGTAGAGCGCTGAGGGTGTCCACACCCGTGGATACAGGTCACGTACGCACGTACCTGGCGGAAAACGCCGGACCCGATATTTGTAAGGAAGACTGA
- the nusA gene encoding transcription termination factor NusA — protein sequence MNIDVQALKAIESEKGIPVEDLLRTIGSALLYSYMDNRETVLEENSKPSVDINADTGAVSIIVRELDEEGNITSEYDDTPERFGRISAHAVRDAIVKSLREAEASRAFDAYADYEGTVVSGIVHADARAAERGIVIIQLGTEADNHDGILLPAEQIPGEKLKHGDRVKSYVVGVGKNTTDIQINLSRTHPELVRKLFELEIPEVADGSVEIVAISREAGHRSKVAVQAKVKNLNAKGACIGPRGQRVSNIMRELGGEKIDIIDYSDNPAEFVGNALAPSKVVKVEITDEAAQTARVTVPDYQLSLAIGKEGQNARLAARLTGWKIDIHSDID from the coding sequence GTGAATATTGATGTCCAGGCTTTGAAAGCCATCGAGTCCGAAAAGGGAATCCCGGTCGAAGACTTGCTTCGCACCATTGGATCTGCACTTTTGTACTCCTACATGGACAACCGAGAGACTGTTTTGGAAGAAAATTCCAAGCCAAGCGTGGACATCAACGCCGACACCGGTGCAGTCTCCATTATCGTGCGCGAACTCGACGAGGAAGGCAACATCACCTCCGAGTACGACGACACCCCAGAACGTTTCGGTCGCATCAGCGCCCACGCCGTCCGCGACGCCATCGTCAAGTCCCTCCGCGAAGCCGAGGCCTCTCGCGCTTTCGATGCCTACGCAGACTACGAAGGCACCGTCGTTTCTGGCATCGTCCACGCTGACGCCCGCGCAGCAGAACGCGGCATTGTGATCATCCAACTCGGTACCGAAGCAGACAATCACGACGGTATTCTGTTGCCAGCCGAGCAGATCCCAGGTGAAAAGCTCAAGCACGGCGACCGCGTTAAGAGCTACGTCGTTGGTGTGGGTAAGAACACCACTGACATTCAGATCAACCTGTCACGTACCCACCCAGAACTCGTCCGCAAGCTTTTCGAATTGGAAATCCCCGAGGTTGCCGACGGCTCCGTTGAAATCGTCGCCATCTCCCGTGAAGCCGGACATCGCTCCAAGGTTGCCGTCCAGGCAAAGGTGAAAAACCTCAACGCGAAGGGTGCCTGCATCGGCCCTCGTGGTCAGCGCGTATCTAACATCATGCGTGAACTCGGTGGCGAAAAGATTGACATCATCGACTACTCTGACAATCCAGCAGAGTTCGTGGGTAACGCTTTGGCACCGTCCAAGGTGGTCAAGGTCGAGATTACTGACGAAGCCGCTCAAACCGCACGCGTGACCGTGCCTGATTACCAGCTGTCCTTGGCTATCGGTAAAGAAGGTCAAAATGCCCGCCTCGCTGCACGCCTGACTGGCTGGAAGATCGACATTCATTCGGACATCGACTAA
- the rimP gene encoding ribosome maturation factor RimP: MAFPTPETLTALIEPLIASHNLDLEGLKVTKAGPKSAVAIKVDSDSRPDLDLLEVVSQEVGELFDATEARGELNFGAGYTLEVSTPGVDTPLTQPRHWRRNRGRLVSLDQDGKKRVARIGALNDAETAVILIERNKKLLDVTVLELANSPRAVVEIEFAKPAQDEVDLAESTFDEATA; the protein is encoded by the coding sequence ATGGCCTTTCCTACACCTGAAACCCTGACTGCCCTCATCGAGCCTTTGATTGCATCCCACAACCTGGATCTTGAGGGCCTCAAAGTTACCAAAGCTGGCCCCAAATCAGCTGTCGCCATCAAGGTGGATTCTGACTCCCGCCCAGACCTTGACCTGCTGGAAGTCGTTAGCCAAGAAGTAGGAGAGCTTTTCGACGCCACCGAGGCCCGCGGCGAGCTCAACTTCGGCGCGGGCTACACCCTGGAAGTCTCCACACCGGGCGTCGACACGCCACTCACTCAGCCGCGCCACTGGCGCCGCAACCGCGGTCGCCTGGTCTCGCTGGATCAGGACGGCAAAAAGCGCGTAGCGCGCATCGGGGCGCTTAACGACGCTGAAACTGCTGTCATCTTGATTGAACGAAACAAAAAGTTGCTCGACGTCACAGTCTTAGAATTAGCAAATTCGCCCCGAGCAGTGGTAGAAATTGAATTCGCTAAACCTGCGCAAGATGAAGTTGATCTCGCAGAAAGCACATTCGACGAAGCCACTGCGTAA
- a CDS encoding DUF4439 domain-containing protein, with amino-acid sequence MRVRSPLFLSASLASLTSVAFVTACTPSPTPNEPLVQMYQEAQFDAQALMDSSPDISFLRTQHADELLAEIHRLCGFTDEGAVPESCEVMTTMIAAAPTDDVAGRVASSQSLILDLLDDIPKESVSLVVGQYIDEARYGVAFDLNSSADSPVEMELSFDEITIAQDLLEREQSAAWALGIALAQYPLEQRDSIEVAIEAHNDRAFTLQQLLGPDHSTPAEPGYDSDLTAPTDFASAKQTIDEIENNLIDSWHAAASAATTDEWRTFCTQVAGDTARTLLLIDAS; translated from the coding sequence ATGCGCGTGCGTTCTCCTCTCTTTCTTTCTGCCTCACTGGCATCTCTGACGTCTGTGGCGTTCGTGACAGCATGCACGCCGTCACCCACCCCAAATGAACCATTGGTGCAGATGTATCAGGAGGCGCAGTTTGATGCGCAAGCATTGATGGATTCTTCGCCGGATATTTCTTTCCTGCGCACCCAGCACGCCGATGAACTTTTGGCGGAGATTCACCGCCTGTGTGGATTTACCGACGAGGGTGCTGTGCCAGAGTCATGTGAAGTTATGACCACCATGATTGCCGCTGCACCCACCGATGATGTGGCGGGACGCGTGGCCAGTAGTCAGTCCCTCATTCTTGATTTGCTTGATGATATCCCTAAGGAATCCGTCTCCCTCGTGGTTGGCCAGTACATTGATGAGGCCCGTTACGGCGTGGCCTTTGACCTCAACTCCTCTGCCGACTCTCCCGTCGAAATGGAACTGAGCTTCGACGAGATCACAATCGCGCAGGACCTATTAGAGCGCGAGCAATCCGCTGCATGGGCTCTAGGAATTGCGTTGGCTCAGTACCCCCTTGAGCAGCGCGACTCCATCGAAGTTGCCATCGAGGCACACAACGATCGCGCGTTTACGCTTCAACAACTACTCGGACCCGATCACAGCACGCCTGCAGAGCCCGGCTACGACAGCGATTTGACCGCGCCCACTGACTTCGCATCCGCTAAGCAAACCATCGACGAGATTGAAAATAATCTCATCGATTCCTGGCACGCAGCGGCAAGCGCTGCAACGACCGACGAGTGGCGCACATTTTGCACGCAGGTCGCCGGCGACACCGCGCGCACCTTGTTGCTTATCGACGCTTCCTAG
- a CDS encoding peptide ABC transporter substrate-binding protein — MTLKKSLAVTTAAALALSLAACSSDSSSDSSSSSSGSEGGDNYVLVNGTEPQNPLVPGNTNEVGGGRIVDSIFSGLVYYDVDGSPVNDVAESIELEGDKTYRITIKDGQTFTDGTPVTAESFVNAWNYNVANSTLSSYFFESILGYEEGVESMEGLQVVDDTTFTVELTQPESDFPLRLGYSAFFPLPESAFDDMDAFGENPIGNGPYKLQEWNHNQDATIVPNADYTGGRQAQNDGVKFIFYPTFDSAYADLLSDNLDVLDAIPDSAFSSFEDELSGRSINQPSAVFQSFTIPESLEHFSGEEGVLRRQAISLAINREEITQTIFEGTRTPATDFTSPVIDGHSDSLQGADVLTYDPERAQELWAQADEISPWSGEFSISYNADGGHQAWVDATANSIRNTLGIDAIGNPYPDFKSLRDDVTNRTITGAFRTGWQADYPSLGNFLGPLYGTGAGSNDGDYSNPEFDAKLAEAANAPDIDAATPLYNEAQEILLQDLPAIPTWYSNAVGGYSNNVDGVEFMWNSQPAYYKITKN, encoded by the coding sequence ATGACATTGAAGAAGTCTCTCGCTGTAACCACGGCGGCTGCACTTGCTTTGAGCCTTGCCGCTTGCTCGTCCGACTCCTCGTCCGACAGCTCCTCATCCTCATCAGGCAGCGAAGGCGGCGACAACTACGTCCTCGTCAACGGCACTGAGCCACAGAACCCGCTCGTTCCAGGCAACACCAACGAAGTAGGTGGCGGTCGCATTGTCGACAGCATCTTCTCCGGCCTGGTCTACTACGATGTCGACGGCTCCCCCGTCAACGATGTTGCGGAGTCCATCGAACTCGAAGGTGACAAGACCTACCGCATCACAATCAAGGACGGCCAGACCTTCACCGATGGCACCCCAGTTACCGCTGAGAGCTTTGTCAACGCATGGAACTACAACGTAGCTAACAGCACGCTGTCCTCCTACTTCTTCGAGTCCATCCTCGGTTACGAAGAAGGCGTCGAGTCCATGGAAGGCCTCCAGGTGGTCGACGACACCACCTTCACCGTCGAGCTCACCCAGCCTGAGTCCGACTTCCCACTGCGCCTGGGATACTCCGCATTCTTCCCGCTTCCCGAGTCCGCATTTGACGACATGGACGCATTCGGCGAGAACCCAATCGGCAACGGTCCATACAAGCTCCAAGAATGGAACCACAACCAGGACGCCACCATCGTTCCCAACGCGGACTACACCGGTGGACGCCAGGCTCAGAACGACGGCGTGAAGTTCATCTTCTACCCAACCTTCGACTCCGCTTACGCGGACCTGCTCTCTGACAACTTGGATGTGCTAGACGCCATCCCAGACTCCGCGTTCTCCTCCTTCGAGGACGAGCTCTCTGGCCGTTCCATCAACCAGCCTTCCGCTGTGTTCCAGTCCTTCACCATCCCGGAGAGCCTTGAGCACTTCTCCGGCGAAGAAGGCGTGCTGCGTCGTCAAGCAATTTCTTTGGCAATTAACCGCGAAGAAATCACCCAGACCATCTTCGAGGGCACCCGTACCCCAGCGACGGACTTCACCTCCCCTGTCATCGACGGACACTCTGACTCCCTCCAGGGCGCAGATGTCTTGACCTACGATCCAGAGCGCGCTCAGGAACTGTGGGCACAGGCAGACGAGATCAGCCCTTGGTCCGGCGAGTTCTCCATCTCCTACAACGCAGACGGTGGACACCAGGCATGGGTTGACGCAACCGCCAACTCCATCCGCAACACCCTGGGTATCGACGCCATCGGAAACCCATACCCAGACTTCAAGTCCCTGCGTGACGATGTCACCAACCGCACCATCACCGGCGCATTCCGTACCGGCTGGCAGGCAGACTACCCATCACTGGGCAACTTCCTCGGACCTTTGTACGGCACCGGCGCAGGCTCCAACGATGGTGACTACTCCAACCCAGAATTCGACGCAAAGCTGGCTGAGGCTGCAAACGCCCCTGATATCGACGCAGCAACCCCGCTGTACAACGAAGCACAGGAAATCCTCCTCCAGGATCTCCCAGCTATCCCAACCTGGTACTCCAACGCAGTTGGCGGCTACTCTAACAACGTTGACGGTGTCGAGTTCATGTGGAACTCCCAGCCTGCTTACTACAAGATCACCAAGAACTAA
- a CDS encoding ABC transporter permease: MLRYVGRRLLQMIPVFFGATLLIYALVFLMPGDPVQALGGDRGLTEAAAERIRQEYNLDKPFIVQYLLYIKGIFVLDFGTTFSGQPVIDVMARAFPVTIKLAIMALLFEAIFGIIFGVIAGIRRGGIFDSTVLVLSLVVIAVPTFVIGFVLQFLVGVKWSLLPVTVGSNTSFQALLMPAIVLGAVSFAYVLRLTRQSVSENLRADYVRTARAKGMSGFSVMNRHVLRNSLIPVATFLGADLGGLMGGAIVTEGIFGINGVGGTLYQAILKGEPTTVVSIVTVLVIVYIIANLVVDLIYAVLDPRIRYA; the protein is encoded by the coding sequence ATGCTTCGTTACGTCGGGCGACGATTGCTCCAAATGATTCCGGTCTTTTTCGGAGCAACTCTGCTGATTTACGCCCTCGTGTTCCTCATGCCTGGTGACCCAGTACAGGCATTGGGAGGTGACCGCGGCCTTACCGAGGCAGCGGCCGAGAGAATCCGCCAAGAATACAACTTGGACAAACCATTCATCGTCCAATACCTGCTGTACATCAAAGGCATCTTCGTCCTTGATTTCGGAACTACCTTCTCTGGACAGCCAGTTATTGACGTGATGGCTCGGGCTTTCCCCGTCACCATCAAACTCGCCATCATGGCACTGCTGTTTGAAGCCATTTTCGGCATCATCTTCGGTGTTATCGCTGGCATCCGCCGCGGTGGTATCTTCGACTCCACCGTCCTCGTTCTGTCGCTGGTGGTCATCGCCGTTCCAACCTTCGTTATCGGCTTTGTCCTCCAGTTCCTCGTCGGCGTGAAATGGAGTCTACTCCCCGTGACCGTCGGCTCCAACACGTCATTCCAAGCACTGCTCATGCCCGCCATCGTGCTCGGTGCAGTGTCTTTTGCTTACGTCTTGCGCCTGACCCGCCAATCCGTCAGCGAAAACCTCCGCGCAGATTACGTTCGTACTGCACGCGCTAAGGGCATGTCCGGCTTTAGCGTGATGAACCGCCACGTTCTGCGTAACTCCCTGATCCCGGTTGCTACCTTCCTCGGAGCAGACCTGGGTGGACTTATGGGTGGTGCAATTGTCACCGAAGGTATCTTCGGCATCAATGGTGTCGGTGGCACCCTCTATCAGGCCATCTTGAAGGGTGAACCCACCACGGTTGTTTCTATCGTCACCGTTTTGGTGATCGTCTACATCATTGCCAATCTCGTCGTGGACCTGATCTACGCCGTTCTCGATCCGAGGATCCGTTATGCCTAA
- a CDS encoding ABC transporter permease codes for MPNNEFPHNHSLGQDDLTPDQAQFFPAGRGESLVRPGQEHFIATTDETGLGAVDAVADDSAPTSMWGEAWRDLRRRPLFWVSAILILLALLLAAVPQLFTSTDPQYCVLANSLDGPQAGHPFGFDRQGCDIFARTVYGARASVAVGVLTTLLVVIIGTVFGALAGFFGGIMDTILSRITDMFFAIPLVLAAIVVMQMFKEHRTIVTVVLVLGLFGWTNIARITRGAVMTAKNEEYVTSARALGASKAKMLLSHIMPNAAAPIIVYATVALGTFIVAEATLSFLGIGLPPSIVSWGADIAKAQTSLRTQPMVLFYPAMALALTVLSFIMMGDVVRDALDPKSRKR; via the coding sequence ATGCCTAACAATGAATTCCCCCATAACCACTCTTTGGGCCAAGACGATCTCACCCCAGATCAAGCCCAGTTCTTCCCTGCTGGCCGTGGCGAATCCCTCGTACGCCCAGGTCAAGAACACTTCATCGCCACCACTGATGAAACTGGTCTCGGAGCTGTCGACGCTGTCGCCGACGATTCCGCACCAACCTCTATGTGGGGCGAGGCATGGCGCGATCTTCGTCGCCGCCCACTCTTTTGGGTCTCGGCCATCCTCATCCTGTTGGCGCTGCTGCTCGCTGCAGTCCCACAGCTATTTACCTCGACCGACCCTCAGTACTGCGTCCTGGCAAACTCACTTGACGGCCCACAAGCTGGACACCCATTCGGCTTCGACCGCCAAGGCTGTGACATCTTCGCCCGCACCGTCTACGGTGCCCGCGCCTCAGTAGCAGTAGGTGTGCTCACTACCTTGCTTGTTGTCATCATTGGCACCGTCTTCGGCGCACTTGCTGGCTTCTTCGGCGGCATCATGGACACCATCTTGTCCCGTATCACCGACATGTTCTTCGCAATTCCTCTGGTTCTGGCAGCAATTGTTGTCATGCAGATGTTCAAGGAACACCGCACCATCGTCACCGTGGTTTTGGTGCTGGGACTATTCGGTTGGACCAACATTGCACGCATCACCCGTGGTGCTGTGATGACGGCAAAGAATGAAGAGTACGTTACCTCCGCCCGCGCTCTTGGTGCTTCCAAAGCAAAGATGCTGCTGTCCCACATCATGCCAAACGCTGCTGCGCCGATCATCGTCTACGCAACTGTTGCGCTGGGTACCTTCATCGTGGCCGAGGCAACACTATCGTTCCTGGGTATCGGACTTCCACCATCAATCGTCTCGTGGGGTGCAGACATTGCAAAAGCACAGACCTCCCTGCGAACCCAACCAATGGTGCTGTTCTACCCTGCAATGGCACTGGCACTAACCGTTTTGAGCTTCATCATGATGGGCGATGTCGTCCGCGACGCTCTGGATCCTAAGTCGAGGAAGCGATGA
- a CDS encoding ABC transporter ATP-binding protein codes for MTNTTSNTPAPNHEGQKPLLELKDLKISFTSSTGVVDAVRGANLTIYPGQSVAIVGESGSGKSTTAMSIIGLLPGTGKVTEGSITFDGQDITHLNNKQMEKFRGSEIGLVPQDPMTNLNPVWRIGTQVKESLRANNVVPGSEMDKRVAEVLAEAGLPDAERRAKQYPHEFSGGMRQRALIAIGLAARPKLLIADEPTSALDVTVQRQILDHLETLTNDLGTAVLFITHDLGLAAERADHLVVMHRGRIVESGPSLKILRNPQHPYTQRLVKAAPSLASARIQSAQEQGIESAELLTATADGVSPEMEEKVIEVKNLSKEFDIRGARGDKKKLKAVDDVSFFVRKGTTTALVGESGSGKSTVANMVLNLLDPTSGQVLYNGIDLTTLSNKEIFQMRRKLQVVFQNPYGSLDPMYSIYRCIEEPLTIHKVGGDRKAREARVAELLDMVSMPRSTMRRYPNELSGGQRQRIAIARALALNPEVIVLDEAVSALDVLVQNQILKLLAELQQDLKLTYLFITHDLAVVRQTADDVVVMQKGRIVEKGRTDDIFNDPQQQYTRDLINAVPGLGIELGTGENLV; via the coding sequence ATGACCAACACCACCTCCAACACTCCAGCCCCCAACCACGAGGGCCAGAAACCACTGCTTGAGCTGAAGGATCTCAAGATCTCCTTCACTTCTTCCACAGGTGTTGTCGACGCCGTCCGCGGCGCCAACCTCACCATCTACCCGGGCCAGTCTGTCGCCATTGTGGGTGAATCCGGATCGGGTAAATCCACCACCGCGATGTCGATCATCGGTTTGCTGCCAGGTACCGGCAAAGTCACCGAAGGTTCTATTACCTTCGATGGCCAAGACATCACCCATCTCAACAACAAGCAGATGGAGAAGTTCCGCGGCTCCGAGATCGGTCTCGTTCCGCAGGACCCCATGACCAACCTCAACCCGGTGTGGCGTATTGGCACCCAGGTCAAGGAATCCCTGCGCGCCAACAATGTCGTCCCAGGTTCTGAGATGGACAAGCGTGTGGCCGAGGTGCTTGCTGAAGCTGGTCTCCCCGATGCTGAACGACGCGCCAAGCAGTACCCACACGAGTTTTCCGGTGGCATGCGACAGCGCGCACTCATCGCCATCGGCTTGGCGGCACGCCCCAAGCTGCTCATCGCCGATGAGCCAACCTCTGCGTTGGATGTGACAGTGCAGCGCCAGATCCTGGATCACCTGGAAACTCTCACCAACGATCTGGGTACGGCTGTGCTGTTTATTACTCACGACCTGGGTCTTGCCGCTGAGCGTGCAGATCACCTCGTGGTTATGCACCGTGGACGGATTGTAGAATCCGGCCCATCGCTAAAGATCCTGCGCAATCCACAGCACCCATACACTCAGCGCTTGGTTAAGGCTGCTCCATCGCTTGCTTCTGCTCGTATTCAAAGCGCACAGGAGCAAGGCATTGAATCTGCCGAACTGCTCACCGCAACCGCAGATGGCGTCTCCCCTGAGATGGAAGAAAAGGTCATCGAGGTGAAAAACCTCTCCAAGGAGTTTGATATCCGAGGAGCACGCGGTGACAAGAAAAAGCTCAAGGCTGTCGACGACGTCTCCTTCTTTGTCCGCAAAGGCACCACCACTGCCCTCGTGGGTGAATCCGGTTCCGGTAAGTCCACTGTGGCCAACATGGTGCTCAACCTTCTGGACCCTACTAGCGGCCAGGTGCTCTACAACGGCATAGATCTCACCACGTTGAGTAACAAAGAGATCTTCCAAATGCGTCGCAAACTGCAGGTGGTGTTCCAGAACCCATACGGTTCGCTGGATCCGATGTACTCCATTTATCGATGCATCGAAGAGCCACTGACCATCCACAAGGTGGGTGGTGACCGCAAGGCTCGTGAAGCACGCGTGGCGGAACTCTTGGACATGGTGTCCATGCCTCGGTCCACCATGCGCCGTTACCCTAACGAGCTGTCCGGTGGTCAGCGCCAGCGCATCGCAATTGCCCGCGCATTGGCATTGAACCCAGAAGTGATCGTGCTCGATGAAGCTGTCTCTGCTCTAGACGTGCTCGTCCAGAACCAGATCCTCAAGCTGTTGGCTGAGCTTCAGCAGGATCTGAAACTCACCTACTTGTTCATCACCCACGATTTGGCTGTTGTTCGACAGACCGCCGACGATGTTGTGGTGATGCAAAAGGGCCGCATCGTGGAGAAGGGTCGCACCGACGACATCTTCAACGACCCTCAGCAGCAGTACACCCGCGATCTCATAAACGCGGTTCCCGGCTTAGGCATTGAGTTGGGCACCGGAGAAAACCTGGTGTAA